A stretch of the Lolium perenne isolate Kyuss_39 chromosome 3, Kyuss_2.0, whole genome shotgun sequence genome encodes the following:
- the LOC127346024 gene encoding protein FAR1-RELATED SEQUENCE 5 isoform X2 → MATSSGDPAAAGEPAASSSAPGQPHHPTPRTSHIVRTYLGLSSTPRKRRACAAPKNQPKPATAEAPAARENKGCGPSGSASLQPSRLLRELGVRVSRYTHEERRDVITRYMQKRGGRLGVNRAAAKVPSRQALAERRRRGAGGKFLSKEEEAQTADKPEEKAEEEEPDLPSEVVANAGGVPIVGMVFENEEKAYKYYVSYAGDVGFSVRRGLWDKTAKSGTRSRFYVCSREGFRSKNQARRPGPETRTGCPARLSVKVTSSGKYRVTEFVQDHNHQLAGPFDIGMLKSQRVFSKAQSGNGNAINIPPGYKNYLRTKSTKDMDPGDFRALTDYFRSMKSENPSFYYAIQVDESDKAANVFWADAKSILDYHYFSDVICFDMTYKVNGYSRPLALFVGMNHHRQMVIFGAAFLYDETAASFKWLLETFKSAMCGKQPKTILTDRSANLKEALGLTWPGTAHSSCVWQIYQNAVKSLAHAFSISEEFTHDFSYCVLDIEDEQEFLDTWNMIIEKYNLKENKFLNELYGDRENWALPYVRHTFSGDIKNMLRAETFGIWIKEYLGCEKELSPFLKYFGSSFEKRRQEEIQADYQARQGAPRAPVPLLWQAANWYTPINFELFRKEYEQCMDCMVYGCGEFGSLSKYMVTAKSKTKELLVQFDSSDGTAACTCKKFETAGILCCHILKVYELRNVKETPPQYFLKRWSKDAKLGIIGEINRFNFGSDTRSSVPERYAALCRLFYKISTKAAANGEAFALVASQSDQLIEGVERTLQSTLADKSSIVHSIRAQLTHMDQNDYPLGNSNEAQKSIGKKKSEVARRGNGLETNKRQKRRKGPCDEAAAGPRDGELTITPDSMQTVPRTATDQFLPDQLMHGHYVLGHNFSLSTSHNLHDDLNQFGQVLVACRLPQFLPYNSSHFPGMVN, encoded by the exons ATGGCCACCAGCTCCGGCGACCCGGCCGCCGCCGGCGAACCCGCCGCGTCCTCTTCAGCGCCgggccaaccacaccacccgacgCCCCGCACCTCCCACATCGTGCGCACCTACCTGGGCCTCTCCTCCACTCCCAGGAAGCGCCGCGCCTGCGCCGCCCCCAAGAACCAGCCCAAGCCCGCCACCGCAGAGGCTCCCGCCGCCAGGGAGAACAAGGGGTGCGGGCCCTCCGGGTCCGCCTCGCTTCAGCCCTCGCGGCTGCTCCGGGAGCTGGGCGTCCGCGTCTCCCGCTACACGCACGAGGAGCGCCGCGACGTCATCACCCGCTACATGCAGAAGCGGGGCGGCCGCCTGGGCGTCAACCGCGCCGCCGCCAAGGTGCCTTCGAGACAGGCCCTGGCGGAGCGGCGCCGGAGAGGTGCCGGAGGGAAGTTCCTCAGCAAGGAGGAGGAGGCGCAG ACTGCAGATAAACCTGAAGAGAAGGCAGAGGAAGAGGAGCCAGATTTGCCATCAGAAGTTGTCGCGAACGCCGGGGGAGTACCTATAGTTGGAATGGTTTTCGAGAATGAAGAGAAAGCATACAAGTATTATGTTAGTTACGCAGGAGATGTGGGATTTAGTGTTCGAAGAGGATTGTGGGATAAAACAGCGAAAAGTGGCACCAGATCAAGGTTTTATGTCTGTTCCAGAGAGGGCTTTCGCTCAAAGAATCAGGCCAGGAGACCGGGCCCAGAGACGAGGACGGGTTGCCCTGCACGGTTATCTGTCAAAGTAACATCCAGTGGAAAATACCGAGTGACTGAGTTCGTTCAGGATCACAATCACCAGCTTGCCGGTCCATTTGATATTGGGATGCTCAAGTCGCAAAGAGTGTTTTCCAAGGCTCAATCTGGAAATGGAAATGCCATCAACATCCCTCCAGGCTACAAGAATTACCTTCGGACCAAGTCTACGAAAGATATGGACCCAGGGGATTTCAGAGCTCTTACGGATTATTTTCGAAGTATGAAGAGTGAGAATCCATCTTTTTACTATGCCATCCAGGTGGATGAAAGTGACAAAGCTGCTAATGTCTTCTGGGCTGATGCAAAATCAATCTTGGACTATCATTATTTCAGTGATGTGATCTGCTTTGACATGACCTACAAAGTGAATGGCTACAGCAGGCCACTAGCTTTATTTGTAGGTATGAACCATCACAGGCAAATGGTCATATTTGGTGCTGCTTTCCTGTATGATGAAACCGCTGCATCGTTCAAGTGGCTTCTTGAGACCTTTAAGAGTGCCATGTGTGGGAAACAGCCGAAGACAATTTTGACAGATCGATCTGCTAATTTGAAGGAAGCACTAGGTCTCACTTGGCCTGGTACAGCTCACAGTTCTTGTGTGTGGCAAATATACCAGAACGCAGTTAAGTCCTTAGCACATGCTTTCAGTATTTCAGAAGAATTCACACATGATTTTAGCTACTGTGTACTTGACATCGAGGATGAGCAAGAATTCCTTGACACATGGAATATGATAATCGAGAAATACAACCTTAAAGAAAACAAATTTTTAAATGAGCTTTATGGAGATCGAGAAAATTGGGCCTTGCCATATGTCCGGCATACATTCTCCGGGGACATTAAAAACATGCTACGAGCAGAAACCTTTGGCATCTGGATCAAAGAATACTTGGGTTGCGAGAAAGAGCTATCCCCTTTTTTGAAGTATTTTGGAAGTTCATTTGAGAAGAGGAGGCAAGAAGAGATACAAGCTGATTACCAAGCCCGTCAAGGGGCACCAAGAGCACCTGTGCCACTGCTCTGGCAGGCTGCAAATTGGTATACACCAATAAACTTTGAGTTGTTTAGGAAAGAGTATGAACAATGCATGGACTGTATGGTTTACGGTTGTGGTGAGTTTGGCTCTCTTTCTAAGTATATGGTTACAGCTAAAAGCAAAACTAAAGAACTACTTGTGCAGTTCGACTCATCAGATGGCACAGCTGCATGTACTTGTAAAAAATTTGAAACTGCTGGAATTTTATGCTGCCATATACTAAAGGTATATGAATTGAGGAATGTTAAAGAGACCCCCCCACAATATTTTCTTAAGAGATGGAGTAAAGATGCAAAGTTGGGGATTATTGGTGAAATCAATCGATTTAATTTTGGCAGTGATACAAGATCATCTGTTCCAGAGCGTTATGCAGCTCTTTGTCGTTTGTTCTATAAGATTTCTACTAAGGCTGCCGCAAACGGCGAGGCATTTGCACTGGTGGCAAGCCAGTCGGATCAACTTATAGAAGGAGTTGAACGTACTTTGCAATCTACACTGGCTGATAAATCATCTATTGTCCATTCCATTAGGGCTCAATTAACTCATATGGATCAGAATGATTATCCTCTTGGTAATAGCAATGAAGCTCAGAAATCTATCGGAAAGAAGAAGAGTGAAGTAGCTCGTCGTGGAAATGGTCTAGAGACCAATAAAAGGCAGAAACGAAGAAAAG GCCCTTGTGATGAAGCAGCGGCTGGACCAAGGGATGGGGAACTGACCATTACACCTGACAGTATGCAAACAGTGCCAAGGACTGCTACGGATCAGTTCCTCCCAGATCAACTAATGCAT GGACATTATGTGCTTGGCCACAACTTTAGTCTTAGTACCTCACACAACCTTCATGACGATTTGAACCAGTTTGGTCAG GTTCTTGTGGCATGCAGGCTTCCACAGTTCCTACCCTACAACAGCAGCCATTTCCCGGGAAtggtcaactaa
- the LOC127346024 gene encoding protein FAR1-RELATED SEQUENCE 5 isoform X1, translated as MATSSGDPAAAGEPAASSSAPGQPHHPTPRTSHIVRTYLGLSSTPRKRRACAAPKNQPKPATAEAPAARENKGCGPSGSASLQPSRLLRELGVRVSRYTHEERRDVITRYMQKRGGRLGVNRAAAKVPSRQALAERRRRGAGGKFLSKEEEAQTADKPEEKAEEEEPDLPSEVVANAGGVPIVGMVFENEEKAYKYYVSYAGDVGFSVRRGLWDKTAKSGTRSRFYVCSREGFRSKNQARRPGPETRTGCPARLSVKVTSSGKYRVTEFVQDHNHQLAGPFDIGMLKSQRVFSKAQSGNGNAINIPPGYKNYLRTKSTKDMDPGDFRALTDYFRSMKSENPSFYYAIQVDESDKAANVFWADAKSILDYHYFSDVICFDMTYKVNGYSRPLALFVGMNHHRQMVIFGAAFLYDETAASFKWLLETFKSAMCGKQPKTILTDRSANLKEALGLTWPGTAHSSCVWQIYQNAVKSLAHAFSISEEFTHDFSYCVLDIEDEQEFLDTWNMIIEKYNLKENKFLNELYGDRENWALPYVRHTFSGDIKNMLRAETFGIWIKEYLGCEKELSPFLKYFGSSFEKRRQEEIQADYQARQGAPRAPVPLLWQAANWYTPINFELFRKEYEQCMDCMVYGCGEFGSLSKYMVTAKSKTKELLVQFDSSDGTAACTCKKFETAGILCCHILKVYELRNVKETPPQYFLKRWSKDAKLGIIGEINRFNFGSDTRSSVPERYAALCRLFYKISTKAAANGEAFALVASQSDQLIEGVERTLQSTLADKSSIVHSIRAQLTHMDQNDYPLGNSNEAQKSIGKKKSEVARRGNGLETNKRQKRRKGPCDEAAAGPRDGELTITPDSMQTVPRTATDQFLPDQLMHGHYVLGHNFSLSTSHNLHDDLNQFGQASTVPTLQQQPFPGNGQLTQAYPGDMHVLQFMGTNPQIDLENSDQGESSIPVWDFL; from the exons ATGGCCACCAGCTCCGGCGACCCGGCCGCCGCCGGCGAACCCGCCGCGTCCTCTTCAGCGCCgggccaaccacaccacccgacgCCCCGCACCTCCCACATCGTGCGCACCTACCTGGGCCTCTCCTCCACTCCCAGGAAGCGCCGCGCCTGCGCCGCCCCCAAGAACCAGCCCAAGCCCGCCACCGCAGAGGCTCCCGCCGCCAGGGAGAACAAGGGGTGCGGGCCCTCCGGGTCCGCCTCGCTTCAGCCCTCGCGGCTGCTCCGGGAGCTGGGCGTCCGCGTCTCCCGCTACACGCACGAGGAGCGCCGCGACGTCATCACCCGCTACATGCAGAAGCGGGGCGGCCGCCTGGGCGTCAACCGCGCCGCCGCCAAGGTGCCTTCGAGACAGGCCCTGGCGGAGCGGCGCCGGAGAGGTGCCGGAGGGAAGTTCCTCAGCAAGGAGGAGGAGGCGCAG ACTGCAGATAAACCTGAAGAGAAGGCAGAGGAAGAGGAGCCAGATTTGCCATCAGAAGTTGTCGCGAACGCCGGGGGAGTACCTATAGTTGGAATGGTTTTCGAGAATGAAGAGAAAGCATACAAGTATTATGTTAGTTACGCAGGAGATGTGGGATTTAGTGTTCGAAGAGGATTGTGGGATAAAACAGCGAAAAGTGGCACCAGATCAAGGTTTTATGTCTGTTCCAGAGAGGGCTTTCGCTCAAAGAATCAGGCCAGGAGACCGGGCCCAGAGACGAGGACGGGTTGCCCTGCACGGTTATCTGTCAAAGTAACATCCAGTGGAAAATACCGAGTGACTGAGTTCGTTCAGGATCACAATCACCAGCTTGCCGGTCCATTTGATATTGGGATGCTCAAGTCGCAAAGAGTGTTTTCCAAGGCTCAATCTGGAAATGGAAATGCCATCAACATCCCTCCAGGCTACAAGAATTACCTTCGGACCAAGTCTACGAAAGATATGGACCCAGGGGATTTCAGAGCTCTTACGGATTATTTTCGAAGTATGAAGAGTGAGAATCCATCTTTTTACTATGCCATCCAGGTGGATGAAAGTGACAAAGCTGCTAATGTCTTCTGGGCTGATGCAAAATCAATCTTGGACTATCATTATTTCAGTGATGTGATCTGCTTTGACATGACCTACAAAGTGAATGGCTACAGCAGGCCACTAGCTTTATTTGTAGGTATGAACCATCACAGGCAAATGGTCATATTTGGTGCTGCTTTCCTGTATGATGAAACCGCTGCATCGTTCAAGTGGCTTCTTGAGACCTTTAAGAGTGCCATGTGTGGGAAACAGCCGAAGACAATTTTGACAGATCGATCTGCTAATTTGAAGGAAGCACTAGGTCTCACTTGGCCTGGTACAGCTCACAGTTCTTGTGTGTGGCAAATATACCAGAACGCAGTTAAGTCCTTAGCACATGCTTTCAGTATTTCAGAAGAATTCACACATGATTTTAGCTACTGTGTACTTGACATCGAGGATGAGCAAGAATTCCTTGACACATGGAATATGATAATCGAGAAATACAACCTTAAAGAAAACAAATTTTTAAATGAGCTTTATGGAGATCGAGAAAATTGGGCCTTGCCATATGTCCGGCATACATTCTCCGGGGACATTAAAAACATGCTACGAGCAGAAACCTTTGGCATCTGGATCAAAGAATACTTGGGTTGCGAGAAAGAGCTATCCCCTTTTTTGAAGTATTTTGGAAGTTCATTTGAGAAGAGGAGGCAAGAAGAGATACAAGCTGATTACCAAGCCCGTCAAGGGGCACCAAGAGCACCTGTGCCACTGCTCTGGCAGGCTGCAAATTGGTATACACCAATAAACTTTGAGTTGTTTAGGAAAGAGTATGAACAATGCATGGACTGTATGGTTTACGGTTGTGGTGAGTTTGGCTCTCTTTCTAAGTATATGGTTACAGCTAAAAGCAAAACTAAAGAACTACTTGTGCAGTTCGACTCATCAGATGGCACAGCTGCATGTACTTGTAAAAAATTTGAAACTGCTGGAATTTTATGCTGCCATATACTAAAGGTATATGAATTGAGGAATGTTAAAGAGACCCCCCCACAATATTTTCTTAAGAGATGGAGTAAAGATGCAAAGTTGGGGATTATTGGTGAAATCAATCGATTTAATTTTGGCAGTGATACAAGATCATCTGTTCCAGAGCGTTATGCAGCTCTTTGTCGTTTGTTCTATAAGATTTCTACTAAGGCTGCCGCAAACGGCGAGGCATTTGCACTGGTGGCAAGCCAGTCGGATCAACTTATAGAAGGAGTTGAACGTACTTTGCAATCTACACTGGCTGATAAATCATCTATTGTCCATTCCATTAGGGCTCAATTAACTCATATGGATCAGAATGATTATCCTCTTGGTAATAGCAATGAAGCTCAGAAATCTATCGGAAAGAAGAAGAGTGAAGTAGCTCGTCGTGGAAATGGTCTAGAGACCAATAAAAGGCAGAAACGAAGAAAAG GCCCTTGTGATGAAGCAGCGGCTGGACCAAGGGATGGGGAACTGACCATTACACCTGACAGTATGCAAACAGTGCCAAGGACTGCTACGGATCAGTTCCTCCCAGATCAACTAATGCAT GGACATTATGTGCTTGGCCACAACTTTAGTCTTAGTACCTCACACAACCTTCATGACGATTTGAACCAGTTTGGTCAG GCTTCCACAGTTCCTACCCTACAACAGCAGCCATTTCCCGGGAAtggtcaactaactcaa GCCTATCCCGGTGACATGCATGTGTTGCAATTTATGGGGACGAATCCCCAAATCGACCTTGAGAACAGCGATCAGGGTGAATCATCGATACCAGTGTGGGATTTTCTTTGA